A region of the Methyloprofundus sedimenti genome:
ATTTTATTGTTAACAGGATGGCTTGTTTCTGAAAACCTGGCATTCGCTAAAGAAAACGCTCATAAGCAGGTAACTCAGGATCTGATAAGTCTGGTGAAAAATAATCCTGACATCAAGCATATGCTGGAAAAATCGATTTCCGAAGCAAAAAAAGTTAATCCAGATCTGAAAACAAATCCGGTTCAAAACCTGTCTGATTATTATGATTTTTTAGACAGTGCTTCTGAGCTTATTCCACAGAATGTACTTGAAAACCCATCTAATCTCACCCGTGATCAAATACTGCAGAGTATCTGTTACTTTTATTTTCTTATTGACCAGCCTTTACCAGAATTGAAGGATAAGGGATTATTCAATAATTCGCTTCAGTATTACGCGCCTTTTTCTAGCTGGAATCGTGCTTTTGTGAACGCATGGGGGAAATTTCTTGATACTGAAAAATCATGGAACCAACAAACATATCAAGGGTTTTATAACGACCCGCGTTTTGGCTTACAGAAAGGATGGTATGAACCCTCATCCAACTGGAAAACATTTAACGAGTTTTTTAGCAGATATCTGAAGTCTGTTGATGAACGGCCTATTGCCTCCCCGGAAGAACCGATGGTCGTGGTTGCCCCTGCCGACTCAGTACCGCAGGGCGCATGGACAATTGATAAAGACTCAAATATCAAAGTTGCCGGTGGGTTAAAAGTCAAACTGACAACTTTTTACAATGTAGATGATTTGCTGAGTGATGACAGCCAGTATAAGGGCGCCTTTGCCAATGGCGTTCTGACACACACCTTCTTGAATGTTAACGATTACCACCGTTATCATTTCGCTGTTGGAGGCATCATAAAGGAAAAGCAAAACATTGCGCAGAATGTTGCTGTAGAAGTTATCTGGAGCAAAAAGCAAAATAAATATGCTCCCATTGTTTCAACAGGCTGGCAGTTTACCCAGACGCGTGGATATGTCATAGTCGATACAGAAAAATACGGATTGGTAGCACTTATTCCAATGGGGATGGCTCAGGTTTCTTCAGTGAATTTTGAGGGCAGTGTCAAACCTGGGATTGCGCATAAAAAAGGCAGTATGCTCGGTAATTTTCTCTTCGGCGGATCTGACTTTGTGATGCTTTTTCAGGATAAAGCCGGATTTGAACTGACTGCCCGCAAGGCCAAAACAACCGTTAAAAATGCTAATCAGAAATCAGAAGACATCTATGAACATATCCTCATGGGCGAAGAGTATGGCGTCATGAAAGGGATGCAGTAATTGCCTGCTTTTCAGTTTTGCGAAGGTTTTGAACTTAATACCTGCTCCAAAGGCATAAATAATCAGGAGCATAGTAAAATTAAATGTCTGATATGGCACTCAACCGGAGCGCGATTATAATACGGTTTAGTTGCTTAGCGTTCCGTGTTGCGTCCGGTTAGTTTTGCATAATCACTTCACTGACTGGTTCGGTTATTCATTGTAAGATTTAGGTAGTAACTTAGTACCCTGATTCTGTGGCTTAATTATCGCTAGCGCATGAGAAAATAGTAATGCAAACTTATGTAAATTCCGCTCTCTTTGTTTATACAGAAAAAACCGCAGCTTTACTGGAGCCGTTGCAAAGCAATGCTTTTGGTACACAGCTTAATACCATTTCTTTTGATAGTTTATTACTCAATCCGCACGCTTCTTTAGAAGGTGTCGGGCATGTCATTATTGCGGTAGGGTTAATAGAGATTAAGGAAATTTTTAGACTGGCTTTAAAATATAATTTTAGTGTAGGTCTAATTCCCGAGAAAGGCGAAAAAAAGTTAATCAAATCATTCAATCTGCCGATTGAATCCGATAAGTGCATCGAACTTGCATGCCGTGAAAATACTCAGGCGATTGACTTGGTATTATGCAATGATAATATTTTGCTTTTTAAAGCAACTCTAGGTTGGCTACCTTTACTGGATACCAGTGCCGATATCAGCAAAGCCAGATTCCTGATTGAATCATTTAAAAAAAGTTTTAAACTCAAACTTTTAAAATTCTGTTTTACCACAGCGAAAGGGCAAAAAATAACCACCGCAGCAAGTGGCTGTATTCTTATCCAGCAACATCAGGGAAGCCTGGTATCAAAGCTTATTGAAAATGATGGTACTGTTAACGATGGTGCTATTTCGATGGTGATTTTTTCACCTATTTCGATCGTCGTGTATAGCAAAATTTTACTGCATATACTGACTTTTTCCAGGAATAAAAATCGTTTACCTCCAGGCATTGGCTATATTAAAAGCAGTCAAATTGATATTGAAACAGTCCCGGAGCTGAACGTTACAATCGATGATGTGAGTGTGACACAGACCCCTCTACATTGTGAAGTGCTGCCTAAAGCGATTCGATTGAATATGGGTGATACACTCACTAAAACCTGCCAAAAGGTAAAGGTTTATAAAGAAAGCGTAAAAATTGCTAATCTTCCTGGCGACAAAGAACTGGATCAGATAAGCCTGAAGCATATACCCATATTTGCTTATGCTTCTGAAGCGCGTTTTCGTGAGTTATTTATCTCCTTGCGAGATGATGCAAAGATGGGTTCAATTTATATCACTTTGATGATATTAAGTACTCTGTTAGCAACTATAGGACTTTTTCAGGGAAGTACAGCCGTCGTGATAGGGGCTATGTTATTAGCGCCTTTAATGGCGCCGATCGTGTCGCTTTCAATGGGTTTATTGCGCGGCAATATTGAATTACTTAAAAATTCAGCGAGTAAAATCGCGGTAGGGATTGTGCTTGCATTATTAGCATCAGCCATCATTACTCAGCTATTCCCTTATAAAATGGTGACTGATGAGATGTCTTCGCGGCTAAGTCCCTCTTTGCTGGATTTGGCGGTGGCTATTGTATCGGGCGTAGCTGGCGCGTATTCGAAATCATATAAGGAAATCATGCAAAGTCTGGCCGGGGTTGCGGTCGCTGTCGCCTTAGTACCCCCGCTTGCAGTTGCCGGTATTGGTATTGGCCGGATGGATATGAATTTCTTTTTACAGGCCTTTCTATTATTTTCCACCAACTTGATTGGCATTACTCTCGCGGCAACATTTACCTTTAGAGTGTTAGGTTACTCCCCGATAGTTTATGCCAGGCGGGGGCTGGGGATAGTGTTTGTTTTGTTTATGGTCATTGCAGTGCCTTTATATGCATCTTATGATCAAATTGTGGAAAAGATTACTTTCGAGTCAACCTTTAAGAAAAAACGTTTTTTTATTAATGGTAAATATATTATCGTTCAGAAAGTACAGCTCAACAGGGTAAATAAACCTAAAATAGTCACGGCGGAAGTTCTGATGCGCAGCACGATCACCCGAAAGGATATGCAGGAACTTAAAAAGAAAATACAACTCCATTTTCCTGGCAAACCTATTATTAGAATCTGGGTTATGTATAATTTATAAATAGAGTGTCATAAAGATTTAACCGCGATTTATCAAGCCATAGAGATTTAATATTAGCTATGAAATTATCTCATTTATTCTTTTTGTTGGCTTTGTTGGCGGTATTCTCATGGTTTATGAAACATGAAAGTACGCCACAAATTACGCCCAGTGGCCATAAGATCAAAGTAGGCGTTATTGGTCCTTTTAGCGGTGTCAATAAAGGTCAAGGTGATAGT
Encoded here:
- a CDS encoding TIGR00341 family protein, translating into MQTYVNSALFVYTEKTAALLEPLQSNAFGTQLNTISFDSLLLNPHASLEGVGHVIIAVGLIEIKEIFRLALKYNFSVGLIPEKGEKKLIKSFNLPIESDKCIELACRENTQAIDLVLCNDNILLFKATLGWLPLLDTSADISKARFLIESFKKSFKLKLLKFCFTTAKGQKITTAASGCILIQQHQGSLVSKLIENDGTVNDGAISMVIFSPISIVVYSKILLHILTFSRNKNRLPPGIGYIKSSQIDIETVPELNVTIDDVSVTQTPLHCEVLPKAIRLNMGDTLTKTCQKVKVYKESVKIANLPGDKELDQISLKHIPIFAYASEARFRELFISLRDDAKMGSIYITLMILSTLLATIGLFQGSTAVVIGAMLLAPLMAPIVSLSMGLLRGNIELLKNSASKIAVGIVLALLASAIITQLFPYKMVTDEMSSRLSPSLLDLAVAIVSGVAGAYSKSYKEIMQSLAGVAVAVALVPPLAVAGIGIGRMDMNFFLQAFLLFSTNLIGITLAATFTFRVLGYSPIVYARRGLGIVFVLFMVIAVPLYASYDQIVEKITFESTFKKKRFFINGKYIIVQKVQLNRVNKPKIVTAEVLMRSTITRKDMQELKKKIQLHFPGKPIIRIWVMYNL
- a CDS encoding phosphatidylserine decarboxylase — encoded protein: MKRNTFKLKVLFAILLLTGWLVSENLAFAKENAHKQVTQDLISLVKNNPDIKHMLEKSISEAKKVNPDLKTNPVQNLSDYYDFLDSASELIPQNVLENPSNLTRDQILQSICYFYFLIDQPLPELKDKGLFNNSLQYYAPFSSWNRAFVNAWGKFLDTEKSWNQQTYQGFYNDPRFGLQKGWYEPSSNWKTFNEFFSRYLKSVDERPIASPEEPMVVVAPADSVPQGAWTIDKDSNIKVAGGLKVKLTTFYNVDDLLSDDSQYKGAFANGVLTHTFLNVNDYHRYHFAVGGIIKEKQNIAQNVAVEVIWSKKQNKYAPIVSTGWQFTQTRGYVIVDTEKYGLVALIPMGMAQVSSVNFEGSVKPGIAHKKGSMLGNFLFGGSDFVMLFQDKAGFELTARKAKTTVKNANQKSEDIYEHILMGEEYGVMKGMQ